The genome window CACCCAGAGCCGGATTCAAATCCAGGCTTGGCCAATCGCTCCTCAGCTCCAGTCATCTTGCTGAAGGAGCTCCTGCCCCCAGCCTCCTAGCCTGCGGTCTCCTGCTGGCCCCCGAGTGCCTCCCACCTCTGTAGGACTTCCTCCTTTGCTGTCCTCGTGCCCAGGTCAGAGGACGGgacagggagaagagggagggaaggattgAAGGGAGTCAGGTCAAGCCCTGGAAGTCGCCCCTGCTGCCTTTCTCCTGTGCCGCCAAGGCTAAACTGTCAGTGGGGGCTGGGTATGTTGGAGGGCAGAGCCCAGCAAGACACCATGAGTTATGACAGTTCAGGAGGTGTTGggtcaccgtgtgtgtgtgtgtggggggcaagCATGAAAGAGCTTGACGGGACCCAGGCAAGGAACACGAAGCTCACAATAAACTGTCTGGGACTTCTGGCCACTTCATTCTCACTTCCCCCAAAGCCTCTGGTTGGCCCAGCGGACTTGGTGGGGTTTCTCATGGTGACTTCCTCCACGATGCCCCTCCTCTCTGAGGGGCTGACTCTTCTGTCTCCCGCTGGCGGCCCTGGCTGGCCTGGGCTCTCCTGGACCCTCACGTGGGTCCTGCAGCAGGACCTTCCTCTGGAGGgaccctgctggagctttctccCTCAGAGGCAGTGGGCGTGGCTGGATTCTCAGGGGCCTCTGGGGTGGGATCCTCGGATGGGGCCAAGGAGGCTTCATCACAAGGGCTGGGGGCTGAGCTGGCAGCAGGTCCAGGGGTCTGGGCCTCAGGGGTCGCCTGTGACTGCTCCATAGAGTCCAACTGGGCCTGGGCCTCATGGTCCACCTGTGGTTGGGCCGTGGAGTTCAGCTGAGAATGGACCACGACATCTGACTGTGGTTGGGCCGTGGGGTTTGCCTGGGCCGTGGGGTTCAGCTGAGAATGGACCACAGCATCTGACTGTGGTTGGGCCGTGGGGTTCAGCTGAGAATGGACCATGGCATCTGACTGTGGCTGGACCGTGGAGTTCAGCTGAGAATGGACCACGGCATCTGACTGTGGTTGGGCCGTGGGGTTCAGCTGAGAATGGACCATGGCATCTGACTGTGGCTGGACCGTGGAGTTCAGCTGAGAATGGACCACGGCATCTGACTGTGGTTGGGCCGTGGGGTTTGCCTGGGCCGTGGGGTTCAGCTGAGAATGGACCACAGCATCTGACTGTGGTTGGGCCGTGGGGTTCAGCTGAGAATGGACCATGGCATCTGACTGTGGTTGGGCCGTGGGGTTCAGCTGAGAATGGACCATGGCATCTGACTGTGGCTGGGCCACAGAATCCAGCCGTGGCTGGGCTGTGGGGTTCACCTGTGGCTGGGCCATGGGGTTCACCTGTGGCTGGGCCGTGGGGTTCGCCTGTGGCTGGGCCTCAGCCGTTGGCTCTGGCAGAGTCTGCCCAGACTCCTCTTGGGTCTGCAGCTCTGCCGGCGTGAAGCTGCCTGGCTGTTCTTCGCAGAGTGCGGCAGCAAAGGAGGAGAGCACAGTGCGCAGCAGGGCCCGGAGGTCGGCGCTGGCCAGCAGGCAGAGAAAGGGGCTGAGGCAGCTGTTGAGCAGGATCAGGTAGTCAGAGTAGACCAGCATCTCCCACAGGAGGTAGCCCGGGTAGAGGTCCCACAGGAAGGCCAGATACAGCAGCTGTGCCAGCTGGTAGGGCAGCCGCAGGACCACGTAGGCTGACAAAATGGTCTTGGCCACACGGGCAAAGCCACGGCGGGCCACGGGTCTCGGCTGGCGGCGGCAGCAGGTCCTGCAGGCAGCAGCCTGCGTGAGGATGTGGCAGATGAGCAGCAGGAGGAAAGGCAGGAAGCCGCCCAGGATCTCCAGCATGCGCAACGGCAGCTCCTCACTGTCCCAGAAGTCCAGACAGATGACCAGGTCGTACCACCAGACAACGGCCTCCGGGAAGACCAGCCAAGGCACACTGAAGAGTGTGGCCAGCACCCAGACCCCGGCGCAGACCCAGAGGGGCAGGCGGACTGGGCGGTGCCCAGGGTACCAGCGTGGGCAGAGCGCCAGCAGGCAACGGTCCAGGCTGAGGGCTGCCAGAAGGAAGAGGCCGGAGGAATAGGACACACCCCACAGGAAATAGTAGAAACGGCAGGCTGCCGTCCCCAGCGGCCAGTGCCCTCCGTGCTGGATTTCTAGGATCTGGAAGGCCGCTGCTGCCAGGAACAAGAAGTCAGAGAGAGCCAGGCTGAGCAGGAGCAGGGCCAGCCTCTTGCCTGCTCCCTGTCGGGCCTGCGAACCAGCCAGCCATGCCATGAGTGCATTAGCGGGCAGCCCCAGGAGCAGCAGGGCCACCAGGAAGACTGTGTCCCAGACACCCTGGGGGTAGTAGTCCTCATCATCAAGCTCCGTGCGAGGCCTGCGGCCAAAAACACCCAGGTTGGATTCCATAGCAGTGTCCATCTGAGGTCCCCAGTGTACAGCTGGATACAGAGTGGTTGCCTGGCAAGTCAATGAAGGCATGAATGACTGGGTATAAAAAAATGCTGTGCATCTCCATCCAAGTCACTGTCCCTCTCTGGGTATCATTATCacctttttcttttgagagagagagagaaacaggaagggagagagatgagaagcatcagttcttcattgcggcaccctaattgttcattgattgctttct of Saccopteryx bilineata isolate mSacBil1 chromosome 1, mSacBil1_pri_phased_curated, whole genome shotgun sequence contains these proteins:
- the GPR152 gene encoding probable G-protein coupled receptor 152, with product MDTAMESNLGVFGRRPRTELDDEDYYPQGVWDTVFLVALLLLGLPANALMAWLAGSQARQGAGKRLALLLLSLALSDFLFLAAAAFQILEIQHGGHWPLGTAACRFYYFLWGVSYSSGLFLLAALSLDRCLLALCPRWYPGHRPVRLPLWVCAGVWVLATLFSVPWLVFPEAVVWWYDLVICLDFWDSEELPLRMLEILGGFLPFLLLLICHILTQAAACRTCCRRQPRPVARRGFARVAKTILSAYVVLRLPYQLAQLLYLAFLWDLYPGYLLWEMLVYSDYLILLNSCLSPFLCLLASADLRALLRTVLSSFAAALCEEQPGSFTPAELQTQEESGQTLPEPTAEAQPQANPTAQPQVNPMAQPQVNPTAQPRLDSVAQPQSDAMVHSQLNPTAQPQSDAMAQAQLDSMEQSQATPEAQTPGPAASSAPSPCDEASLAPSEDPTPEAPENPATPTASEGESSSRVPPEEGPAAGPT